Proteins encoded by one window of Candidatus Methylomirabilota bacterium:
- a CDS encoding amidohydrolase family protein, translating into MALDLVIRGGQVITPQGVGLWDIGVEGERISAIAAPGTLPAGSARVIDATGKIVTPGGVEPHAHLAHSIMSHPEEPSETLGPEEDTKGMACGGTTTHIDFAYVRPDAGDVMPVVERRAARWKGNSHVDYTFHITLAGALPLRIFEQIPEAIQQGFPSFKVFTTNVLPPHPKRAGNRIDFGRIYHAMEKVAPAGGLMVVHGEDEDLVQFNYERFREEKRMEGTNLHLVHTKLSEQLAFRRTIALARAAGAGVYFVHASAKEGVDAVAEARAAGLPIYAETLHQYACFNAEYYKSPRGFCSHTYPSLKFPEDQQALWDGLVHDAVSTLATDEYPTNLELKLKGKTIEDVTGGNLGAEARLGIAWTEGVSKRGMTLTRFADITATNAARIMGLYPKKGVLAPGSDADIVLMDPTIRKALTKDDFHVSDYSPWEGWPITGWPVLTVLRGKVIAERGKLLGSTSDGRLLTRKIDNTILARPAV; encoded by the coding sequence ATGGCACTCGATCTCGTCATTCGCGGCGGGCAGGTGATCACTCCCCAGGGCGTGGGTCTCTGGGATATCGGCGTGGAGGGCGAGCGCATCTCGGCCATCGCCGCCCCCGGTACGCTGCCGGCCGGCTCGGCGCGCGTCATCGACGCCACCGGCAAGATCGTCACCCCCGGCGGCGTGGAGCCCCACGCGCATCTCGCGCACTCGATCATGTCGCACCCTGAGGAGCCGTCGGAGACGCTGGGGCCCGAGGAGGACACCAAGGGCATGGCGTGCGGCGGCACCACCACGCACATCGACTTCGCCTACGTGCGGCCGGACGCGGGTGACGTGATGCCGGTGGTGGAGCGGCGGGCGGCGCGGTGGAAGGGCAACTCCCACGTGGACTACACCTTCCACATCACGCTGGCGGGCGCGCTGCCGCTGCGCATCTTCGAGCAGATCCCCGAGGCCATCCAGCAGGGCTTTCCCTCGTTCAAGGTCTTCACCACCAACGTGCTGCCCCCGCACCCCAAGCGCGCGGGCAATCGCATCGACTTCGGGCGCATCTACCACGCCATGGAGAAGGTCGCGCCCGCGGGCGGCCTGATGGTGGTGCACGGCGAGGACGAGGACCTCGTGCAGTTCAACTACGAGCGCTTCCGCGAGGAGAAGCGCATGGAGGGGACGAACCTCCACCTCGTCCACACCAAGCTCTCGGAACAGCTGGCCTTCCGCCGCACGATCGCGCTGGCGCGCGCGGCCGGCGCGGGCGTCTATTTCGTGCACGCCTCGGCCAAGGAAGGCGTGGACGCCGTCGCAGAGGCACGCGCGGCCGGCCTGCCCATCTATGCGGAGACCCTCCATCAGTACGCCTGCTTCAACGCCGAGTACTACAAGAGTCCCCGCGGCTTCTGCTCGCACACGTACCCGTCGCTGAAATTCCCGGAGGATCAGCAGGCGCTGTGGGACGGGCTCGTGCACGACGCGGTGTCCACGCTGGCCACCGACGAATACCCCACCAATCTCGAGCTCAAGCTCAAGGGCAAGACCATCGAGGACGTCACCGGCGGCAACCTCGGCGCCGAGGCGCGCCTGGGCATCGCGTGGACCGAAGGCGTGAGCAAGCGCGGCATGACCCTCACGCGCTTCGCGGACATCACGGCCACCAACGCCGCCCGGATCATGGGCCTCTATCCGAAGAAGGGCGTGCTGGCGCCCGGCAGCGACGCGGACATCGTCCTCATGGACCCGACGATCCGGAAGGCCCTGACCAAGGACGATTTCCACGTGTCGGACTACAGCCCGTGGGAAGGCTGGCCGATCACCGGCTGGCCGGTGCTGACCGTCCTGCGCGGCAAGGTCATCGCCGAGCGGGGCAAGCTGCTGGGCTCCACGTCGGACGGTCGGCTGCTCACGCGGAAGATCGACAACACGATCCTGGCGCGGCCGGCGGTCTAG
- a CDS encoding DJ-1/PfpI family protein, with translation MRIALLLFDGMTALDAIGPLQVLSALPGAEVFPVASASGPKRTDAGVALLAEHTLAAVPRPDIILVPGGMNMRPVMTDSLVSEWLTSAHTTSTWTTSVCTGALVLGAAGLLRGLRATTHWAALGALRDFGAEPVEERMVRDGKVITGAGVSAGIDMALRLAALVAGESVAQTIQLMIEYDPAPPFRAGSPATAPAEAMDRAMRLFARAAGAAA, from the coding sequence ATGAGGATCGCGTTGCTTCTCTTCGACGGGATGACCGCGCTGGACGCCATCGGCCCCTTGCAGGTCCTGTCCGCGCTGCCCGGCGCCGAGGTGTTCCCCGTCGCGAGCGCGTCCGGCCCCAAGCGCACGGACGCCGGCGTGGCCCTGCTCGCCGAGCACACGCTCGCCGCTGTGCCGCGCCCGGACATCATCCTGGTGCCGGGCGGGATGAACATGCGGCCCGTGATGACCGATTCCCTGGTGAGCGAGTGGCTGACGAGCGCGCACACCACCAGCACCTGGACCACGTCGGTGTGCACCGGCGCGCTCGTGCTGGGCGCGGCCGGGCTGCTGCGTGGGCTCCGCGCCACCACGCACTGGGCCGCCCTCGGCGCCCTGCGCGACTTTGGGGCCGAACCCGTTGAAGAACGTATGGTTCGCGACGGCAAGGTCATCACCGGCGCGGGCGTCTCCGCCGGCATCGACATGGCGCTGCGCCTCGCGGCGCTGGTGGCCGGCGAGTCGGTGGCGCAGACCATTCAGCTCATGATCGAATACGATCCGGCTCCGCCGTTCCGCGCGGGCTCGCCGGCCACCGCGCCCGCCGAGGCGATGGACCGCGCGATGCGCCTGTTCGCGCGCGCCGCCGGCGCGGCCGCCTGA
- a CDS encoding isochorismatase family cysteine hydrolase — MAETPRSDYAHQFNPPWTLDPARVALVVVDMQYASASRREGLGRLLKDREQEASGAYRFERIETVVVPTIQALLAFFRERGLRVVYLTVGSEMPDFSDLLPHMRPFAESIGNTAGRREHEILDDLTPAAGEPVLNKTTMSAFHSSGFERLMRAWGVDQLCFTGVSTNSCVEGTARDAADRGFQALIVEDGCGAASGRLHEATCENFARLLGRVARSDEVRAELAAALARPALR; from the coding sequence ATGGCCGAAACTCCTCGAAGCGATTACGCCCATCAGTTCAATCCCCCCTGGACGCTCGACCCCGCCCGCGTGGCCCTGGTCGTGGTGGACATGCAGTACGCGAGCGCCTCGCGGCGCGAGGGCCTGGGGCGCCTCCTCAAAGACCGCGAGCAGGAGGCCTCCGGCGCCTATCGCTTCGAGCGGATCGAGACCGTCGTGGTGCCGACCATCCAGGCGCTGCTCGCCTTCTTCCGCGAGCGTGGTCTGCGCGTCGTCTACCTCACGGTGGGCTCCGAGATGCCGGACTTCAGCGATCTCCTGCCGCACATGCGCCCCTTCGCCGAGAGCATCGGCAACACCGCGGGCCGCCGCGAGCACGAGATCCTGGATGACCTCACGCCGGCGGCCGGCGAGCCCGTGCTCAACAAGACCACCATGAGCGCCTTCCACTCCTCGGGCTTCGAGCGCCTCATGCGCGCCTGGGGCGTGGATCAGCTCTGCTTCACCGGCGTGTCCACCAACTCGTGCGTGGAGGGCACGGCTCGCGACGCCGCGGACCGTGGTTTCCAGGCGCTGATCGTGGAGGACGGCTGCGGCGCGGCGAGCGGGCGCCTGCACGAGGCCACCTGCGAGAACTTCGCGCGCCTGCTCGGTCGGGTGGCGCGCAGCGACGAGGTCCGCGCCGAGCTGGCCGCCGCCCTCGCCCGTCCCGCCCTCCGCTGA
- a CDS encoding DJ-1/PfpI family protein, with protein sequence MTELPAVKRVAVVLFDGFTVLDVYGPVQAFGATRVTKPDGTLHRFFQVFTVAERTGPIKSGEGPSTHADYTFDDVPDFDILVVPGGFGTRAAVNDEAFLAKLGAISRRAPITTTVCTGSALLARTGLMNDRPATSNKISWEWVLSQGPKVLWRRKARWVDDGNLVTSSGVSAGIDMTLALIARLHGRDAARAAARNMEYVWHEREDDDPFA encoded by the coding sequence ATGACCGAGCTGCCCGCAGTCAAGCGCGTCGCGGTGGTGCTCTTCGACGGCTTCACGGTGCTGGACGTCTATGGTCCCGTGCAGGCCTTCGGCGCCACCCGCGTGACGAAGCCCGACGGGACGCTGCACCGCTTCTTCCAGGTCTTCACCGTCGCGGAGCGCACGGGCCCCATCAAGAGCGGCGAGGGTCCGTCGACCCACGCCGACTACACGTTCGACGACGTACCCGACTTCGACATCCTGGTCGTGCCGGGCGGGTTCGGCACCCGCGCCGCCGTCAACGACGAGGCGTTCCTGGCCAAGCTGGGCGCGATCAGCCGCCGCGCGCCCATCACCACCACGGTGTGCACGGGCTCGGCGCTGCTCGCCCGCACCGGCCTCATGAACGACCGGCCCGCCACCAGCAACAAGATCTCCTGGGAGTGGGTGCTCTCGCAGGGGCCGAAGGTGCTCTGGCGCCGCAAGGCCCGCTGGGTCGACGACGGCAACCTCGTCACCTCTTCCGGCGTGTCCGCCGGGATCGACATGACGCTGGCGCTCATCGCCCGGCTCCACGGCCGCGACGCCGCGCGCGCCGCCGCCCGGAACATGGAGTACGTCTGGCACGAGCGGGAGGACGACGACCCCTTCGCCTGA